A single Nomia melanderi isolate GNS246 unplaced genomic scaffold, iyNomMela1 scaffold0064, whole genome shotgun sequence DNA region contains:
- the LOC143175326 gene encoding uncharacterized protein LOC143175326 isoform X1 gives MTKINAEKFLLKRILTYINDQVREITFADEPIYELTNEEIDRVLEENHDLAAYPGIQKTYNKIKEQFKIPKLMEKVEQKVKECDTCQTEKLTRVRSKEEPVISDTPEQPNDKIAMDILGPLPKTKRAYSTIIHEATGFTPFELTFSQKANLASSVTANSQRTYTKYKLEKENGILNCNMLGKHYRKANKGTNVIKREKLLKLKRYSEWATVCFYITIIKVTNWVRNG, from the exons ATGACGAAAATAAATG CAGAGAAATTCTTGCTCAAAAGAATACTAACTTACATCAACGATCAAGTTAGAGAAATAACTTTTGCCGATGAACCAATTTATGAATTAACCAACGAAGAAATAGATAGGGTATTAGAAGAAAATCACGACTTAGCAGCTTACCCAGGTATTCAGAAAACATATAACAAGATTAAAGAGCAATTTAAGATTCCCAAACTAATGGAGAAGGTAGAACAGAAGGTTAAAGAATGCGATACATGTCAGACAGAAAAATTAACTAGAGTCAGGAGCAAAGAAGAACCAGTAATCTCAGATACTCCAGAACAACCTAATGACAAAATTGCTATGGACATTTTGGGGCCACTTCCAAAGACTAAACGAG CATATAGCACAATTATACATGAAGCCACCGGTTTCACTCCATTCGAATTGACTTTCAGTCAGAAAGCCAATCTTGCTTCCTCCGTAACAGCTAACAGTCAACGGACGTATACAAAGTACAAGCTAGAAAAAGAGAATGGGATTCTGAACTGCAACATGCTAGGAAAACATTACAGAAAAGCAAACAAAGGTACAAACGTGATcaagagagaaaaattattaaaactcaaACGATATTCAGAGTGGGCGACAGTATGCTTTTACATAACGatcataaaagtaacaaattggGTACGGAATGGTTAG
- the LOC143175326 gene encoding uncharacterized protein LOC143175326 isoform X2 translates to MTKINAEKFLLKRILTYINDQVREITFADEPIYELTNEEIDRVLEENHDLAAYPGIQKTYNKIKEQFKIPKLMEKVEQKVKECDTCQTEKLTRVRSKEEPVISDTPEQPNDKIAMDILGPLPKTKRAYSTIIHEATGFTPFELTFSQKANLASSVTANSQRTYTKYKLEKENGILNCNMLGKHYRKANKGQPAFSPSPGTSRMD, encoded by the exons ATGACGAAAATAAATG CAGAGAAATTCTTGCTCAAAAGAATACTAACTTACATCAACGATCAAGTTAGAGAAATAACTTTTGCCGATGAACCAATTTATGAATTAACCAACGAAGAAATAGATAGGGTATTAGAAGAAAATCACGACTTAGCAGCTTACCCAGGTATTCAGAAAACATATAACAAGATTAAAGAGCAATTTAAGATTCCCAAACTAATGGAGAAGGTAGAACAGAAGGTTAAAGAATGCGATACATGTCAGACAGAAAAATTAACTAGAGTCAGGAGCAAAGAAGAACCAGTAATCTCAGATACTCCAGAACAACCTAATGACAAAATTGCTATGGACATTTTGGGGCCACTTCCAAAGACTAAACGAG CATATAGCACAATTATACATGAAGCCACCGGTTTCACTCCATTCGAATTGACTTTCAGTCAGAAAGCCAATCTTGCTTCCTCCGTAACAGCTAACAGTCAACGGACGTATACAAAGTACAAGCTAGAAAAAGAGAATGGGATTCTGAACTGCAACATGCTAGGAAAACATTACAGAAAAGCAAACAAAG gACAACCAGCTTTTTCGCCATCACCTGGCACGTCTCGTATGGACTAG